One window of Acropora palmata chromosome 1, jaAcrPala1.3, whole genome shotgun sequence genomic DNA carries:
- the LOC141881335 gene encoding uncharacterized protein LOC141881335 isoform X2, protein MSSINSQNSITDDLRQDFMALLIKNFSDLEKEKVDALRLFYNDKDIPKNICGTFNFLTALEDAGKISWTNVSSLKKILSAIRSEVLVDALEEFEIKRNVALLLNAFVGIRKGFPRQNLFENIEVIAGYLAKSTDDAMDKSKVRSLRKSKKNIEEVIIVLKEQIETNFSETWTNRLALLTVIAGELLSEMEIKNEEFASPLPEAVIRCSSEICSKVTSLDEWMPYINRYFERRKTRC, encoded by the exons ATGTCATCTATAAACTCACAAAACTCCATCACTGACGACCTTCGGCAGGATTTTATGGCTCTCCTTATAAAGAATTTCAGTGATCTGGAGAAGGAGAAGGTAGATGCTCTTCGGCTATTTTATAACGACAAGGATATTCCGAAAAACATTTGTGGAACATTTAACTTCCTAACCGCACTGGAAGACGCTGGGAAGATTTCATGGACAAATGTTAgttctttgaagaaaatacTGAGTGCCATCAGGAGTGAGGTTCTTGTCGATGCTTTGGAAGAATTTGagataaaaagaaatgttgctcTGCTTCTCAATGCTTTTGTGGGGATCCGGAAGGGCTTTCCGAGACAAAATctctttgaaaatattgaagTTATCGCTGGGTACCTAGCAAAATCAACGGACGATGCGATGGATAAGAGCAAAGTTAGATCATTGaggaaatcaaagaaaaacatcgaggaagtgataattgttttgaaagagcAAATCGAAACCAACTTTTCAGAGACTTGGACTAACAGACTAGCGCTTCTTACTGTCATTGCCGGAGAGCTTTTATCCGAAATGGAAATCAAGAACGAAGAGTTTGCGAGCCCGCTGCCGGAAGCTGTAATACGCTGTTCCTCTGAGATATGCTCAAAAGTGACGAGCTTGGACGAATGG ATGCCATACATAAACAGGTATTTTGAAAGACGTAAAACCCGCTGTTGA
- the LOC141881335 gene encoding uncharacterized protein LOC141881335 isoform X1, giving the protein MSSINSQNSITDDLRQDFMALLIKNFSDLEKEKVDALRLFYNDKDIPKNICGTFNFLTALEDAGKISWTNVSSLKKILSAIRSEVLVDALEEFEIKRNVALLLNAFVGIRKGFPRQNLFENIEVIAGYLAKSTDDAMDKSKVRSLRKSKKNIEEVIIVLKEQIETNFSETWTNRLALLTVIAGELLSEMEIKNEEFASPLPEAVIRCSSEICSKVTSLDEWDYFCLYVKERYNEVYCEQDHSDNVTDVKKIANEVIHLLSQMSFFRKPGDT; this is encoded by the exons ATGTCATCTATAAACTCACAAAACTCCATCACTGACGACCTTCGGCAGGATTTTATGGCTCTCCTTATAAAGAATTTCAGTGATCTGGAGAAGGAGAAGGTAGATGCTCTTCGGCTATTTTATAACGACAAGGATATTCCGAAAAACATTTGTGGAACATTTAACTTCCTAACCGCACTGGAAGACGCTGGGAAGATTTCATGGACAAATGTTAgttctttgaagaaaatacTGAGTGCCATCAGGAGTGAGGTTCTTGTCGATGCTTTGGAAGAATTTGagataaaaagaaatgttgctcTGCTTCTCAATGCTTTTGTGGGGATCCGGAAGGGCTTTCCGAGACAAAATctctttgaaaatattgaagTTATCGCTGGGTACCTAGCAAAATCAACGGACGATGCGATGGATAAGAGCAAAGTTAGATCATTGaggaaatcaaagaaaaacatcgaggaagtgataattgttttgaaagagcAAATCGAAACCAACTTTTCAGAGACTTGGACTAACAGACTAGCGCTTCTTACTGTCATTGCCGGAGAGCTTTTATCCGAAATGGAAATCAAGAACGAAGAGTTTGCGAGCCCGCTGCCGGAAGCTGTAATACGCTGTTCCTCTGAGATATGCTCAAAAGTGACGAGCTTGGACGAATGG GACTATTTTTGCCTCTACGTGAAGGAACGATACAACGAAGTTTATTGTGAACAAGACCATAGCGACAACGTTACCGACGTCAAGAAAATTGCGAATGAAGTTATTCATCTACTCAGCCAAATGAGTTTCTTCCGTAAACCAGGGGACACGTAA